The Triplophysa dalaica isolate WHDGS20190420 chromosome 20, ASM1584641v1, whole genome shotgun sequence genome segment GAGCTGTCTGATGCCAGAGCAATCTTACAAAACATTCTCTGTAGACGTTTGTATAAGTGTGTGGGTCAGACCACCCCGGAGACACATGTGGATGTGTCACAGGTGAGAAATCTGTCAAAATGATACCGTTTTCAACCACATATAAGCAATTTTACATTGTTTGTTTCTGCTTTTGGTGTACTATAAATTGCTGTTGATAAAAGTTTAGAACAACCTTACTGGGAAATTAATTatacatataatttattttgtgacagATGTAAATGTATCTATGTATAATAAGGTGTGTAcaagtgttgtttaaaaatactaaaatattcTAGAAAAAACATACACTTTGAAGGCTGGAATGCACCATACCCGACTTTATAAAATTTGAACAGATTAAAAAAgtagacatcacacacttgcataCTTTTTGAAAGGCATCACACACTCACTAAGAGTTAAAATCTGCAGACCGGCTCAGtttttctgcaacaagtccagcaAAAGTATTTTGGTGTATTCCAGATTTAAGCTGTAACATATTTTAGTGAAATATAAACTGTAGgtctaaaaaaacaacataaccTAATGTTGAATAAAGTTGGGGTCTTGGTTTTGTAAAATGCAATGTTGTAAAGTTTTGATCTCTTTTCTTAATTATAatattcaactttatttaagtGCTCTGTAATGAATCAACTTCTGCACCCTCTTGTAGGAAAAACTGCTTGATTGGGCAAAAGAGGTAGCTGGTTCCAAACCCAGTAACATAGATGAAAACCTGATGGCAGAGGACTTTGTGGTCAGCGTACGTTGATGAAATAAATTTTGCTTTGATCATTCAATAATGGATAGTTGCCACAGAACATGTCTATAAACTTGATCAAGATTTAATCTGAATTAAAAAGGGGAAATGTATGTCTATAGACCCGTAACTGGTTCCCATTCGTTTTCAATACATATTTCTACAAGCACAAGTTTTTCATATAATAATTGTCAAATTCATGCAGTCTTAATTGACACAATTAATGAATTGTCAATAAcccttttttattcattagGTCATTCACATGGATTATGGAATGAAGGAGAAAAACCCCATCAACAACTTCCACTTCTACTGCAAGAATGATCCCACCAAAGCCATCAAGATTCGCAAAAATCAGGTaccttctgttttgtttttttgttaaccCTAACTAAATTCATTTGATGTTAATGCTCACATCTATGGCAGGTGTCAAAACTTCTACCTGAGCGGTTTGCAGAACAGCTGATCAGGGTTTTCTGTAAAAAGACTGATGACAAAAGCCTAAAAACTGCCAGGAAGTGTTTCGTCCAGTGGTGCATGGACAAAAACTTCACTAAACCACAGGTAAAACAGGCATACAAATGCTGTCATGTCCATCATTATTCATCTCAAAATCTTACAGAAATGAATCTGTAATGGGTTGTAATTTAAAGTTGGTGTAACGGATGCTTTAAAAACCACAAATTGACAGTTACATTAGCGTTTTAAGGAACTACAGGGGAAAAATTAAGAGtggtaaattaaaataactttttttttcagGATGGAGATGTTATTGCTCCAGAGCTCACCCCGCTTAAAAAAGACTGGCACACCCATGAAAGAGATGATGAAGACAGCGAGATGGATGAGGATCCCAAAATTTCAGATGAAACACCCAAAAAGGCTGGTCTTAACGTCAAAGTCAAGCTTTTTCAAGCCTAGGGGGAAAACTTTCTTCTCCCTTAACAGCTTTACTGTTATGTTaagctttacataaaaaaatgttttaagaattaTGCTATTCTATAAAATATCAACAAATGTTAGGTCACAAATCTGCCAGTATTTTCATGAAGTCTTTAAATTGAAAAGGATTAAatgattcaaatgtttttatttatagtgtttgtgtcatttcactGTTATTCTCTTTTGCCAATATTTTAATGCAACTGGATCTGACGCTATGAGGGACAATGATGGAACCATCATGTCCTTTgcgtttattttgttttagtgaTCCCAGTTCACCCAAATTGTTACATCTTGTCTTTAAAACTTATCGTTTGttgtttacttttcattttattataatgacaCTCATTATGTTTCCTGAAAAGTATTATGACTGGCAGTAAAATGAATAGACTTAGTATACTGGATCTCATATATGATTTCGATGACATCAggtttttttttagaatatacattttcaatacCATGTTGTAGAACAGTACAAAGCATTTATAGAGATGTTCTAAGGGATTtacttaacatttattttgtcttcttttgtaTAGTTTTCACATTGTATCATCGGTTAAAGGTTTTGCTGTAAACTGATGTTTTGAGAGTTCAGTACAGAAGATTTTGTTACAGcatattgataaaataaaattttgcgCTATTGAAtcaactttgttaattaaaaaaatatgccaTTTCCATTGAACAATGAATTAAGCCAAAAAAATCGCAAGTGTCATTGCCCTTTTTTAAGAACATCATAagcattaaatgttttataacaacTCAGATATTCCTGTACCaatgttttttatgaatatCAACTAATCACTGTCTACTGGGTAGTCGTCGTACAGCTCTCTCAAGTGTAAAATGAGCTGCTCTATGTTATCTCCTGTCAGTGCAGAAACGGGAATAACCCGCTGATGGACGTGATTCCTCAAAGACCTAAGGTTGTTCAAGGCATCTGGCAAGTCCATTTTGTTGGCCACGATAGCACTAGATCTTTGTGACAGATGCATTTTGTATTGGTCCAATTCAAAGCACAGCTGCTGCAGCTGCTTCCagggttctgcagaagacatgTCCAGTACGTACAACAAAATACGACAGCGCTCAATGTGCCTTAGGAAAGAAATGCCAAGGCCACTATTCAAATGAGCATCTGGAGTAAGCCCAGGAATGTCAGCTACTGCAATtcaataagaaaaatattttagtggcTTCACTAGCAAATAAATCTGTGTTTCTTTTGTTCTCCTAATGTATTCAACACACACCTGCCACCTGCTCGTGGTCTCTGTATTTAACAATGCCCACATGAGGTTTTAGTGTGGTGAAGGGGTAAGCTGCCACAGCTGGGCGGGCATTAGATATGGCACATAAC includes the following:
- the mtg2 gene encoding mitochondrial ribosome-associated GTPase 2 isoform X2; translated protein: MSLQMYSRIVRLCKGLMIHTAHKHSATTAQLSEKKLSRYFVDCRRVRVVAGSGGNGASTFHSEPRKEWGGPDGGNGGAGGDIIIKGPPGHHYKGRGAPINATPGERGQERVFQLELRTMAHAGLVGLPNAGKSSLLCAISNARPAVAAYPFTTLKPHVGIVKYRDHEQVAVADIPGLTPDAHLNSGLGISFLRHIERCRILLYVLDMSSAEPWKQLQQLCFELDQYKMHLSQRSSAIVANKMDLPDALNNLRSLRNHVHQRVIPVSALTGDNIEQLILHLRELYDDYPVDSD